The Argiope bruennichi chromosome 9, qqArgBrue1.1, whole genome shotgun sequence genome contains a region encoding:
- the LOC129985093 gene encoding uncharacterized protein LOC129985093: MSPSRKKKCLRSIQNRERKRIATSRENENQEFHQQRQVFNSQRMPNLRASETDEERRNRRVSNSQRMSILRASETEEERRNRRASNSQRMSTLRTLETIDHRQLRQLNNAMRMSNTRNKIWRQKENSAFAYDSNISYECDSLIEIGRMVIECSFCKALKWKGESSSMCCNNGKIQIPLLQTPREPLLTLLSTDSPDAINFQTNIRRYNSCFQMTSFGSGREIRELGFMPTFKVQGQVYHRIGSLQPQPNEEPKFLHVYFVADKEQQVEQHCRNVNDIKPGIVSQLQEILHQHNSYVRSFKCAMEKITPEMKIVIHADKVPSGEHERKFNAPTISEVAIILAGDKHGSRDISLELRSNEIKKIAETHRAYDALQYPLIFWQVEWQKRGLPHAHILLWFQEKFYAHKIDDLITAELPNPETDPILYNVVKTQMIHGPCGSINPLSPCMKDGKCTKRYPRDFLKETQTGHEGYPHYRRRKPEDGGQVTIKKVRGSEVVIDNRWIVPFCPLLSRALNAHINVEYCSSIKSIKYVCKYINKGSDMAIFNLKNNDIQHDEIQTYEIGRYLSSNEAVWWIFGFPIHERHPTVVHLSVHLDNGQRVYFTEENVLERVQAPPETTLTAFFSLCQNDAFARSLLHHQVPKYYTWNKSNKKWVPRKFGQAVPDHPGIKSSDALGRVYTVHSSNSECFHLRLLLHEVIGPTSFSDLKTFNGIVCETFKQACELRGLLEDDSHWKSTLDEAATTHSGRMLRDLFAVILHTCCVSNPVQLWNLHRENMSEDILHKTRFTVNNMDLDYNDEIFNSALLALEDKIKALGGTDLKVFGLPEVHRDINNSLNYEIIRETCYNIHQLTSYIETNEPNLTDDQRLAFEKITSAVFTETGGIYFLDAPGGTRKTYLINLLLVKIRQMNLIALAVASSGIAATLLTGGRTAHSVFKLPINLSFVENPVCNISRSSDRAKLLKKCKLIVWAECAMAHKLALEALNTTMQDIFQNNKCMDGVTLVLSGDFRQTLPVIPRGTKADEMNASIKASYIWKNVQRFGLKTNMRVLLTGDISTEQFAQNLLHLGNGTMTIDSEGLITLTNIGNIVATIEDLQDRVFPNIESNFRDISWLCERAILSPTNEGVKTINYYLLRKLPGEIQIFKFFDTVIETNQAVNYPTEFLNSLEPSGIPTHKLELKIGAPIMLLRNLDPPTLCNGTRLIVKKLMPNVIEAIISTGQSAGKDVFIPRIPHIPSDVPFQFKRIQFPVKLSFGMSINKSQGQSLKVVGLDLRRPCFSHWQLYVGCSRVGDNKNLHILAPQGKTKNIVYREILEE; this comes from the exons ATGTCTCCCTcaaggaaaaagaaatgtttaaggTCAATTCAAAACCGAGAAAGGAAAAGAATCGCGACTTCTCGGGAAAACGAAAATCAAGAATTTCATCAACAACGGCAAGTGTTTAACAGCCAAAGAATGCCCAATTTAAGAGCATCGGAAACGGACGAGGAAAGACGAAATAGACGAGTTTCTAACAGCCAAAGAATGTCAATTTTAAGAGCATCGGAAACGGAGGAGGAAAGACGCAATAGACGTGCATCTAACAGCCAAAGAATGTCCACTTTAAGAACTTTGGAAACTATTGATCATCGCCAATTAAGGCAATTAAATAATGCGATGAGGATGTCAAACACAAGAAATAAAATCTGgagacaaaaagaaaattctgcattTGCATATGATTCCAATATTTCTTACGAATGTGATTCTCTAATTGAAATTGGTCGAATGGTTATTGAATGCAGTTTCTGCAAGGCTCTTAAATGGAAAGGCGAATCCAGTAGCATGTGCTGTAATAATGgtaaaattcaaattcctttGCTACAAACACCTCGAGAACCACTCCTCACGCTTCTCTCGACCGATTCTCCTgatgcaattaattttcaaactaacATAAGAAGATataattcatgttttcaaatgaCTTCATTCGGTTCAGGACGAGAAATTAGAGAGCTAGGTTTTATGCCAACATTTAAAGTTCAAGGACAAGTGTACCATAGAATAGGTAGTTTGCAGCCACAACCAAATGAGGAGCCAAAATTTCTTCACGTTTATTTCGTTGCTGATAAAGAACAACAGGTTGAACAGCACTGCAGGAATGTGAATGACATAAAACCAGGAATAGTGTCGCAACTACAAGAAATTCTACATCAGCATAATAGTTATGTTCGAAGTTTTAAATGTGCAATGGAAAAAATCACGCCAGAAATGAAAATTGTCATTCATGCAGATAAAGTACCCTCCGGTgaacatgaaagaaaattcaatgcTCCGACAATATCAGAAGTTGCAATTATCTTAGCTGGCGATAAACATGGCAGTCGTGATATTTCGTTAGAGCTGAggagtaatgaaataaaaaagatagcgGAAACTCATCGCGCGTACGATGCATTACAATATCCATTAATATTTTGGCAAG TTGAATGGCAGAAGCGTGGACTTCCACATGCACATATTCTTCTGTGGtttcaggaaaaattttatgCTCATAAGATTGATGACCTAATTACTGCTGAATTGCCAAATCCTGAAACGGATCCAATATTATACAACGTTGTTAAGACACAGATGATACATGGGCCCTGTGGGAGTATTAACCCTCTGTCACCATGTATGAAGGATGGAAAATGTACAAAAAGGTATCcaagagattttttaaaagaaacacaaACAGGTCACGAAGGATATCCACATTATCGTAGACGGAAACCTGAAGACGGAGGTCAAGTAACAATAAAGAAAGTTCGTGGCTCTGAGGTTGTGATAGATAATCGATGGATTGTTCCTTTTTGTCCATTGTTATCAAGAGCACTCAATGCACATATTAACGTCGAATATTGCAGTTCtataaaatctatcaaatatgTGTGCAAATATATAAACAAAGGTTCTGACatggctatatttaatttaaaaaataatgacattcagCATGACGAAATTCAAACGTATGAAATAGGAAGATATCTCAGCAGCAATGAAGCAGTTTGGTGGATATTCGGGTTTCCTATTCACGAAAGGCATCCCACTGTTGTTCATTTAAGTGTGCATCTTGACAATGGTCAGAGAGTTTACTTTacagaagaaaatgttttagaacGAGTGCAAGCTCCACCAGAAACTACTTTAACtgcatttttctctttatgtcaaaatgatgcatttGCTCGATCTTTATTGCATCATCAAGTGCCTAAATATTATACATGGAATAAAAGCAACAAGAAATGGGTTCCTAGGAAATTTGGACAAGCTGTGCCTGATCACCCAGGAATTAAATCAAGTGATGCTCTTGGTCGTGTCTACACCGTTCACTCAAGTAATTCGGAATGTTTCCATCTAAGATTATTGCTTCATGAGGTTATAGGCCCAAcatctttttctgatttaaaaacatttaacggAATTGTTTGTGAAACTTTCAAACAGGCTTGCGAACTGAGAGGGCTTCTGGAAGACGATTCTCATTGGAAAAGTACGTTAGATGAAGCAGCTACAACGCATTCAGGGCGAATGTTGCGAGATCTATTTGCAGTTATTCTTCACACTTGCTGCGTATCTAATCCTGTACAGTTATGGAATTTACATAGAGAAAATATGTCAGAAgacattttgcataaaacaaGATTTACAGTTAATAATATGGATTTAGATtacaatgatgaaatatttaatagcgcTTTACTTGCtcttgaagataaaattaaagcattGGGAGGTACAGATTTAAAAGTCTTTGGACTTCCAGAGGTACACCGTGATATTAATAAcagtttaaattatgaaataataagagAGACATGTTACAACATTCATCAACTAACATCatatattgaaacaaatgaaCCTAATCTGACTGACGATCAAAGActtgcttttgaaaaaattacatctGCAGTTTTTACAGAAACTGGTGGTATATACTTTCTGGATGCTCCAGGTGGAACACGTAAAACGTAcctaattaatcttttattagtaaaaattagaCAAATGAATCTAATTGCTCTTGCAGTAGCTTCCTCTGGCATTGCTGCAACTCTCTTGACGGGTGGAAGAACAGCTCATTCAGTCTTCAAATTACCAATAAATTTATCGTTTGTTGAAAATCCAGTTTGCAACATCTCAAGAAGTTCAGATAGAGCAAAATTGCttaagaaatgtaaattaattgtatGGGCTGAATGTGCAATGGCACATAAGTTGGCATTGGAAGCTCTTAATACAACTAtgcaagatatttttcaaaataacaagtGCATGGATGGCGTAACTCTGGTTTTATCTGGTGATTTTCGCCAAACTTTGCCTGTTATTCCACGAGGCACAAAAGCAGATGAAATGAATGCATCGATAAAAGCAtcttatatttggaaaaatgttcAAAGATTTGGATTGAAAACGAACATGAGAGTTCTTCTTACAGGTGACATTTCCACCGAGCAATTCGCTCAGAACCTACTTCATCTCGGTAATGGAACTATGACAATTGATAGTGAAGGATTGATAACTTTGACAAATATTGGTAACATAGTAGCAACAATCGAAGATCTTCAAGATAGAGTATTTCCAAATATCGAAAGTAATTTTCGTGATATTAGTTGGCTATGTGAAAGAGCTATTCTTTCTCCAACGAATGAGGGAGTTAAGACGATAAATTACTATCTGTTAAGAAAATTACCAggtgaaattcaaatattcaaattttttgacaccGTAATTGAAACAAATCAGGCAGTTAATTATccaacagaatttttgaattcattggaACCATCTGGTATACCAACACACAAATTAGAGTTAAAGATCGGTGCACCTATAATGCTTTTGAGAAATCTAGACCCACCAACTCTTTGCAATGGAACAAGACTAATTGTGAAGAAATTGATGCCAAATGTTATTGAAGCAATCATATCTACAGGCCAATCAGCTGGGAAAGATGTCTTTATCCCACGGATTCCTCATATACCATCAGATGTCCCATTCcagtttaaaagaattcaatttccAGTTAAACTGAGTTTTGGTATGAGCATTAACAAATCTCAAGGCCAATCTTTAAAAGTTGTTGGCTTAGATTTACGAAGGCCTTGCTTTTCACACTGGCAACTATATGTTGGTTGCTCGAGAGTCGGtgataataaaaatctgcatatCCTTGCACCACAAGGAAAAACTAAGAACATTGTATACAGAgaaatattagaagaataa